Proteins from a genomic interval of Rhizobium etli CFN 42:
- a CDS encoding lytic murein transglycosylase — protein MRRIFALAITAALLPLPSYAAPSKADVEAQFESWVQKDLWPEAKAGGVSERTFKAAFSGITLNWNLPDLAPPGFPPPKEQKQTQAEFSSPGPYFNEDRLKKLAATGRGFAAQYSSTLKRIEKTYGVPGSIVLAIWGRETGFGAAKIPESAIEVLATKAFMSTRKEMFRTELVAALHILDGGDVTPADFRSSWAGALGQPQFMPTSYLKYAVDFDGDGHRNIWASVPDTLASIANYLVKKGWQRDRDWGFEVSIPQAVSCAQEGPDLAKPLSQWASLGIERISGKTFPSGEMKAQGMMLVPAGRHGPEFIVTPNFYVIKEYNNSDLYALYIGNLADRIASNGGAFEGQWGDVGKMLRSDVAAMQKALERQGYDVGGSDGLPGYKTRRSIGQWQAKNGMKPTCFPEASMKGKLK, from the coding sequence ATGCGGCGAATATTCGCGCTCGCCATAACGGCGGCACTCCTGCCCCTCCCCTCATACGCGGCCCCATCGAAAGCTGATGTCGAGGCGCAGTTCGAAAGCTGGGTGCAGAAGGACCTCTGGCCCGAAGCAAAGGCGGGCGGTGTCTCCGAGAGGACATTCAAGGCCGCTTTCTCAGGCATCACGCTGAACTGGAACCTGCCCGATCTCGCCCCGCCCGGTTTCCCGCCGCCGAAGGAGCAGAAGCAGACGCAGGCGGAATTTTCCTCGCCCGGTCCCTATTTCAACGAGGACCGGCTGAAGAAGCTCGCCGCGACAGGGCGCGGCTTTGCCGCACAATATAGCTCGACGCTGAAGCGGATCGAGAAGACCTATGGTGTGCCAGGGTCGATCGTGCTTGCCATCTGGGGCCGCGAGACAGGCTTCGGGGCCGCGAAGATCCCGGAATCGGCCATCGAAGTACTGGCGACCAAGGCCTTCATGTCGACGCGCAAGGAGATGTTCCGCACCGAGCTCGTGGCGGCATTGCATATTCTCGACGGCGGCGACGTCACGCCTGCCGATTTCAGGAGTTCATGGGCCGGTGCGCTCGGCCAGCCGCAATTCATGCCGACAAGTTATCTGAAATATGCGGTGGATTTCGACGGCGACGGCCATCGCAACATCTGGGCCTCGGTGCCGGATACGCTCGCCTCAATCGCCAACTATCTGGTCAAGAAGGGCTGGCAGCGCGATCGCGACTGGGGCTTCGAGGTGTCGATACCTCAAGCGGTCTCCTGCGCACAGGAGGGACCGGATCTGGCAAAGCCGCTTTCGCAATGGGCCTCGCTCGGCATCGAGCGCATCTCCGGCAAGACCTTTCCCTCAGGTGAGATGAAGGCTCAGGGAATGATGCTGGTGCCGGCCGGCCGCCACGGCCCGGAATTCATCGTCACGCCGAATTTCTACGTCATCAAGGAGTATAACAACTCCGACCTCTACGCGCTCTATATCGGCAATCTCGCCGACCGGATCGCCTCGAATGGCGGCGCCTTCGAGGGCCAATGGGGCGATGTCGGCAAGATGCTGCGTTCGGATGTCGCCGCCATGCAAAAGGCGCTGGAGCGCCAGGGCTATGACGTCGGCGGTTCTGACGGATTGCCCGGCTACAAGACGCGGCGCTCGATCGGCCAGTGGCAGGCGAAGAACGGCATGAAGCCGACATGCTTTCCCGAAGCCAGCATGAAGGGCAAGCTGAAATAG
- the recR gene encoding recombination mediator RecR: protein MAKRVTGPEIEKLIQLLAKVPGLGPRSARRAALHLIKKKDQLLGPLSNAMGEAYDKVKICSRCGNVDTVDPCTVCTDTQRDQSVIIVVEDVSDLWALERAGAMNAAYHVLGGTLSPLDGIGPDDLNIRGLIDRVGEGGIRELIIAVNATVEGQTTAHYITDQLQGLDVKITRLAHGVPVGGELDYLDEGTLAAALRARTVI from the coding sequence ATGGCAAAACGAGTCACCGGCCCCGAAATCGAAAAACTCATTCAGCTTCTGGCGAAGGTGCCGGGCCTCGGGCCGCGCTCGGCCCGCCGGGCGGCGCTGCATCTGATCAAGAAGAAGGACCAGTTGCTCGGACCGCTGTCGAACGCGATGGGCGAAGCCTATGACAAGGTGAAGATCTGCTCGCGCTGCGGCAATGTCGATACGGTCGACCCCTGCACCGTCTGCACCGACACGCAGCGTGATCAATCCGTCATCATCGTCGTCGAAGACGTGTCGGACCTCTGGGCGTTGGAGCGGGCGGGCGCGATGAACGCCGCCTATCACGTGCTCGGCGGCACGCTGTCGCCACTCGACGGGATCGGGCCTGATGACCTCAACATTCGCGGGCTGATCGACCGGGTCGGCGAGGGCGGAATCCGCGAACTGATCATCGCCGTCAACGCCACCGTCGAGGGGCAGACAACGGCGCATTACATCACCGATCAGTTGCAGGGGCTCGATGTGAAGATCACGCGGCTGGCGCATGGCGTGCCGGTCGGCGGCGAGCTCGACTATCTCGATGAGGGTACACTGGCGGCGGCCCTTCGGGCGCGGACGGTGATATGA
- a CDS encoding MOSC domain-containing protein — translation MKILALCIGNPERLAGKSYKTGIFKHAANGAVMIDAEGLVGDAICNRKHHGGVDQAVYIEGSLTLDWWAQQLGRPYEPGTFGENIVISDLDNRDVAVGDRFISGDLILEVTSCRIPCATFAARMIDPKFVKRYTVAARPGIYCRVINAGVAEAGMPVEHQLFVGEKVSMPELMRTFGRRLSEPDRARYLAAPIHYKLRAMLETQK, via the coding sequence ATGAAAATCCTGGCGCTTTGTATCGGCAATCCGGAAAGGCTGGCTGGCAAGAGCTACAAGACCGGCATCTTCAAACATGCCGCCAACGGCGCGGTGATGATCGATGCCGAGGGTCTGGTCGGCGATGCCATCTGCAACCGCAAGCACCATGGCGGCGTCGATCAGGCGGTTTATATCGAGGGGTCGCTGACGCTCGACTGGTGGGCGCAGCAACTCGGCCGCCCGTACGAGCCCGGCACCTTCGGCGAAAACATAGTGATATCGGATCTCGACAATCGCGACGTTGCCGTCGGCGACCGGTTCATATCAGGCGATCTCATCCTCGAAGTCACATCGTGCCGCATCCCCTGCGCCACCTTCGCCGCCAGGATGATCGACCCGAAATTCGTCAAACGCTACACCGTGGCCGCTCGCCCCGGCATCTATTGCCGCGTCATCAACGCCGGTGTGGCCGAGGCCGGAATGCCGGTGGAGCATCAACTGTTTGTTGGAGAGAAAGTCTCGATGCCGGAACTGATGAGAACCTTCGGCCGGCGGCTTTCAGAACCGGACCGCGCGCGATATCTCGCTGCTCCTATCCACTACAAGCTGCGGGCAATGCTGGAAACTCAGAAATAA
- a CDS encoding YbaB/EbfC family nucleoid-associated protein produces MRDIMGMMGKVKEMQAKMEQMQAEIAELTAEGKAGGGLVTVVISGKGELKSLKIDPSLFKEDDVEILEDLIVAAHKDAKDKAEALAAEKTKALTAGLPIPPGFKLPF; encoded by the coding sequence ATGCGCGACATCATGGGCATGATGGGCAAAGTCAAGGAAATGCAGGCCAAGATGGAGCAGATGCAGGCGGAAATCGCCGAGCTCACGGCCGAAGGCAAGGCCGGCGGCGGCCTCGTCACCGTCGTCATCTCGGGCAAGGGCGAGCTGAAGAGCCTGAAGATCGACCCATCGCTATTCAAGGAAGACGATGTCGAGATCCTCGAGGACCTGATCGTCGCCGCCCACAAGGACGCCAAGGACAAGGCCGAGGCACTCGCCGCCGAAAAGACCAAGGCGCTCACCGCCGGCCTGCCGATCCCGCCCGGCTTCAAGCTGCCGTTCTGA
- a CDS encoding DNA polymerase III subunit gamma/tau, translated as MSDSERLSQDAASTGTGYRVLARKYRPKDFTDLMVGQEPMVRTLTNAFETGRIAQAYMLTGVRGVGKTTTARILARALNYKTAEIDKPTIDLRTPGEHCQAIMEGRHVDVIEMDAASHTGIDDVREIIEQVRYRPVSARYKVYIIDEVHMLSTQAFNGLLKTLEEPPEHVKFIFATTEIRKVPITVLSRCQRFDLRRISASDLVGLFTTIAAKEGIEAEPDALAMIARAAEGSARDGLSLLDQAIAHGAGAVQAEAVRGMLGLADRARIVDLFQHIVKGDVAGALGEFQSQYEAGANPVVVLTDLADFTHLVTRLKYVPDAANDPSLSEIERTKAAEFAKSIAVTTLSRIWQMLLKGIPETEGSSRTAGAAEMVLIRLAHAAHLPAPEDAARRLAEFSGDNGGSRPSSAPSGGGGGGTRVPYQSSVAARAPDIAPSKPQPSVPVAMLRAVPSSQPETTPVGRIEAKPAEAPKPLVKVNSVGDIVNLATEKRDAKLKAMVRNFVRPVRIEPGRLDVSLTEGAPTTLLNELAVKLKEWTGIHWIVSLSRDEGQPTLVEAEARTREQHVIDARQDPDVAAILAHFPGAKIIDVRVRAPEPEEEGEVKPPAAAESEEGDILPGDDIEF; from the coding sequence ATGAGCGACAGCGAGCGACTATCACAAGATGCCGCCTCGACGGGCACCGGGTACCGGGTGCTGGCTCGCAAATACCGCCCCAAGGATTTCACGGACTTGATGGTCGGCCAGGAGCCGATGGTCCGCACGCTCACCAACGCCTTCGAGACCGGCCGCATCGCGCAGGCCTATATGCTGACGGGCGTACGCGGCGTCGGCAAGACGACGACGGCGCGCATCCTGGCGCGGGCGCTGAACTACAAGACGGCAGAGATCGACAAGCCGACGATCGATCTGCGCACGCCCGGCGAACACTGCCAGGCGATCATGGAAGGCCGGCATGTCGACGTGATCGAAATGGATGCCGCTTCGCATACCGGTATCGACGATGTAAGAGAAATCATCGAGCAGGTGCGCTACCGGCCGGTTTCGGCGCGCTACAAGGTCTATATCATCGACGAAGTGCACATGCTGTCGACCCAGGCCTTCAACGGTCTGTTGAAGACCCTGGAAGAGCCGCCGGAGCATGTGAAGTTCATCTTCGCCACCACCGAAATCCGCAAGGTCCCGATCACCGTGCTGTCGCGCTGCCAGCGCTTCGACCTGCGCCGCATCAGCGCGTCGGATCTCGTCGGGCTGTTCACGACAATCGCGGCCAAGGAGGGCATCGAGGCGGAACCGGACGCGCTGGCGATGATCGCACGCGCCGCCGAAGGCTCTGCCCGCGACGGCCTGTCGCTGCTCGACCAGGCGATCGCCCATGGCGCAGGCGCCGTGCAGGCGGAAGCGGTGCGCGGCATGCTCGGCCTTGCCGACCGCGCCCGGATCGTCGATCTCTTTCAGCATATCGTCAAAGGCGATGTGGCCGGTGCACTCGGCGAGTTCCAGAGCCAGTACGAGGCCGGCGCCAATCCGGTGGTCGTGCTCACCGATCTTGCCGATTTCACCCATCTGGTGACGCGACTGAAATATGTGCCGGATGCGGCAAACGACCCTTCTCTGAGCGAGATCGAGCGCACCAAGGCGGCGGAATTCGCCAAGAGCATTGCGGTGACGACGCTGTCGCGCATCTGGCAGATGCTGCTGAAGGGCATTCCGGAAACCGAAGGCTCGTCGCGGACGGCGGGTGCTGCCGAAATGGTGCTGATCCGCCTTGCGCATGCGGCGCATCTGCCGGCGCCCGAGGATGCGGCGCGGCGGCTTGCCGAATTTTCCGGCGACAATGGCGGCTCGCGCCCTTCCTCCGCGCCTTCCGGCGGTGGTGGCGGCGGCACGCGAGTGCCCTATCAAAGCAGTGTCGCGGCACGCGCGCCGGACATCGCGCCCAGCAAGCCGCAGCCTTCGGTGCCGGTGGCGATGCTGCGCGCCGTGCCGAGCAGCCAGCCTGAGACCACGCCCGTCGGGCGGATCGAAGCGAAACCGGCAGAAGCGCCGAAGCCGCTCGTCAAGGTCAATTCGGTCGGCGATATCGTCAACCTCGCCACCGAGAAGCGCGATGCGAAGCTGAAGGCGATGGTGCGCAATTTCGTGCGCCCGGTGCGCATCGAGCCCGGCCGGCTTGACGTCAGCCTCACCGAAGGCGCGCCGACGACGCTGCTCAACGAACTTGCCGTCAAGCTGAAAGAATGGACCGGCATTCACTGGATCGTCAGCCTCAGCCGCGACGAGGGCCAGCCGACACTGGTGGAGGCGGAAGCCAGGACCCGGGAACAGCATGTCATCGATGCCCGCCAGGACCCTGACGTGGCGGCGATCCTGGCGCATTTTCCCGGCGCTAAAATCATCGACGTGCGCGTGCGGGCACCCGAACCGGAAGAAGAAGGCGAGGTCAAACCGCCGGCCGCCGCCGAATCCGAAGAAGGCGACATCCTGCCCGGCGACGACATAGAATTCTGA
- a CDS encoding HIT domain-containing protein, protein MKGFTLDPRLGNDSTSVMVTGLCDLRLSRDARWPWLILVPRRADISEIFELTPLDQVLLAFETELVAKALKQITGATKINVGALGNIVRQLHVHVIARFEGDANWPGPVWGFGRAEPYEDARRDEFTAKLREALSS, encoded by the coding sequence TTGAAAGGCTTTACGCTCGACCCCCGGCTGGGAAACGACAGCACCAGCGTCATGGTCACAGGCCTCTGTGATCTGAGATTGTCGAGGGATGCCCGCTGGCCCTGGCTCATTCTTGTGCCGCGCCGGGCCGATATCAGCGAAATCTTCGAGCTGACGCCGCTCGACCAGGTGCTGCTTGCCTTCGAGACGGAGCTCGTCGCCAAAGCGCTCAAGCAGATTACCGGCGCGACAAAAATCAATGTCGGGGCTCTTGGCAACATCGTCCGCCAGCTTCATGTTCATGTCATTGCCCGCTTCGAAGGCGATGCCAACTGGCCGGGTCCCGTCTGGGGTTTCGGGCGCGCGGAGCCTTACGAGGACGCAAGGAGAGACGAATTCACAGCAAAGCTGCGGGAAGCCCTTTCATCATGA
- the nudC gene encoding NAD(+) diphosphatase, with protein MNHSLFDSDVPHPEPSNLTAFAANDLNRDSEHRDEHSVERALAKDGTHIFAFAGDKLVLKHDGQVLDPLFARYELQELQPNWDETVLLGYRKSGEPRLAVPVGIDVDDLASQYKPADGRTLFREMLIDEVLLGEFAQAASLIRWNGDNRFCGRCGAAMEIHIGGYKRVCTACEHMIFPRTDPVVIMLTIDEQRGLCLLGRSPHFAPGMYSCLAGFVEPGETIENAVRRETLEESGIRTGRIRYHASQPWPMPHSLMIGCYAEAKSTEITRDEAELEDCRWFTREETIEMLERPSAIGKASPPKGAIAHRLMRDWAEWKR; from the coding sequence ATGAACCATTCGCTTTTCGATTCGGATGTGCCCCATCCGGAACCCAGCAATCTCACTGCCTTTGCCGCCAATGACCTCAATCGCGATTCCGAACACCGCGACGAACATTCCGTCGAAAGGGCGCTGGCAAAGGACGGTACCCATATCTTCGCCTTCGCTGGGGACAAGCTGGTGCTGAAACATGACGGCCAGGTGCTCGATCCGCTGTTTGCCCGTTACGAACTGCAGGAATTGCAGCCGAATTGGGATGAGACCGTGCTGCTCGGCTACCGCAAATCAGGCGAGCCGCGCCTTGCCGTTCCCGTCGGCATCGACGTCGACGACCTCGCCAGCCAATACAAGCCCGCCGACGGCCGCACGCTGTTTCGCGAGATGCTGATCGACGAAGTCTTGCTCGGCGAATTCGCCCAGGCCGCAAGCCTCATCCGCTGGAATGGCGACAATCGCTTCTGCGGCCGCTGCGGCGCGGCGATGGAGATTCATATCGGCGGCTACAAGCGCGTCTGCACCGCCTGCGAACACATGATCTTCCCCCGAACCGACCCCGTCGTCATCATGCTGACGATCGATGAGCAGCGCGGCCTCTGCCTGCTCGGCCGCAGCCCGCATTTTGCGCCCGGCATGTATTCCTGCCTTGCTGGCTTCGTCGAACCCGGCGAGACCATCGAGAATGCCGTGCGCCGCGAAACGCTGGAGGAATCGGGCATCCGCACCGGCCGCATCCGCTATCACGCTTCGCAGCCCTGGCCGATGCCGCATTCGCTGATGATCGGCTGTTACGCGGAAGCCAAATCCACCGAAATTACGCGCGACGAGGCGGAACTTGAGGATTGCCGCTGGTTCACCCGCGAGGAAACCATCGAGATGCTGGAACGCCCGAGTGCGATCGGCAAGGCCTCTCCACCAAAAGGGGCGATTGCCCACCGCCTGATGCGAGACTGGGCGGAGTGGAAGCGGTAG
- a CDS encoding helix-turn-helix transcriptional regulator yields the protein MPVARSERLLTLLQTLRRYRRPVTGTVLAQETGVSLRTLYRDIASLQAQGAMIEGEAGIGYVLKPGFMLPPMMFSEEELEALVLGSRWVARAAEPRLAGAGADALAKIVAVLPADMREMVDSATLFVGRKRQDEDRADVSAIRKAIRLERVLELHYGDEQGRISRRRVWPFALGYFEHVRIIMAWCELRQDFRHFRTDRIIDMAVHETRYPRRRTVLLKEWRETQDVPLET from the coding sequence ATGCCGGTCGCCCGCTCGGAACGGCTGCTGACGCTGCTGCAGACGCTTCGGCGTTATCGGCGGCCGGTGACCGGAACTGTTCTTGCCCAGGAAACCGGCGTCAGCCTGCGCACGCTCTATCGCGATATTGCCAGCCTGCAGGCCCAGGGCGCGATGATCGAAGGCGAAGCGGGCATCGGCTATGTGCTGAAGCCCGGCTTTATGCTGCCGCCGATGATGTTTTCCGAAGAAGAGCTGGAAGCCTTGGTGCTCGGTTCGCGCTGGGTAGCCCGCGCCGCCGAGCCGCGCCTTGCCGGCGCCGGCGCCGATGCGCTCGCCAAAATCGTCGCCGTGCTGCCGGCCGATATGCGTGAAATGGTCGATTCGGCGACACTCTTCGTCGGCCGCAAGCGCCAGGACGAGGACAGGGCTGATGTTTCGGCTATCCGCAAGGCAATCCGTCTGGAGCGCGTGCTCGAACTTCATTACGGCGACGAGCAGGGCCGTATCTCCCGCCGCCGTGTCTGGCCCTTCGCGCTCGGCTATTTCGAGCATGTGCGCATCATCATGGCCTGGTGCGAACTGCGCCAGGATTTCCGCCATTTCCGCACCGATCGCATCATCGATATGGCGGTCCACGAGACGCGTTATCCCCGGCGCCGCACGGTGCTCCTAAAGGAATGGCGCGAGACGCAGGACGTGCCGCTGGAGACCTGA
- a CDS encoding VOC family protein produces the protein MTSPNLIILYVKDPAESASFYRNLLSREPAVEAPNFVAFPLDGGFTLGLWRRSKVEPQPSAIGNRGEVAFMLAGENAVARQYDDWRQRGLPIAQELTELDFGPTFVVLDPDGHRLRVCEPDK, from the coding sequence ATGACCAGCCCCAATCTGATAATCCTCTATGTCAAGGATCCGGCGGAGAGCGCCAGCTTCTACCGGAACCTCCTGAGCCGCGAACCGGCCGTGGAAGCGCCGAATTTCGTCGCCTTCCCGCTCGATGGCGGCTTCACCCTTGGTCTCTGGCGGCGCAGCAAGGTCGAACCGCAGCCCTCCGCCATCGGCAATCGAGGCGAAGTTGCCTTCATGCTGGCGGGAGAAAATGCCGTCGCCAGGCAATATGATGACTGGCGTCAGCGCGGTCTGCCGATTGCCCAGGAACTGACCGAACTCGATTTCGGCCCAACCTTCGTCGTGCTCGACCCGGACGGGCATCGGCTGCGCGTCTGCGAGCCCGATAAATAA
- a CDS encoding prephenate dehydratase produces MNIKTNRIAFQGEFGANSDMACRDMFPTMEPLPCQTFEDAFTAVDNGDADIAMIPIENTIAGRVADIHHLLPDSRLHIIGEYFMPIRFQLMVLPGVTKDEIRTVHSHIHALGQCRKIVRAHGWKPVIAGDTAGAAKLVKETGDRSMAALAPRLAADLYGLEIVAENVEDTENNVTRFVILSRDEEWAQRTSAEEKVVTTFVFNVRNIPAALYKALGGFATNNINMTKLESYQLGGKFVATQFYADIEGHPNDPNVRRALEELRFFSEKVRILGVYKGHVMRGLL; encoded by the coding sequence ATGAACATCAAGACCAACAGGATCGCCTTCCAGGGCGAATTCGGCGCCAATTCCGACATGGCCTGCCGCGACATGTTTCCGACTATGGAGCCGCTGCCCTGCCAGACTTTCGAGGATGCCTTCACGGCGGTCGACAATGGCGACGCCGATATCGCGATGATCCCGATCGAGAACACCATTGCCGGACGCGTCGCCGATATCCACCATCTGCTGCCGGATTCGCGGCTGCATATCATCGGCGAATATTTCATGCCGATCCGCTTTCAGCTGATGGTGTTGCCCGGGGTCACCAAGGATGAGATCCGCACGGTGCACAGCCATATCCACGCACTCGGACAGTGCCGCAAGATCGTGCGCGCTCACGGCTGGAAGCCTGTTATCGCCGGCGATACGGCGGGGGCGGCAAAACTCGTAAAGGAAACCGGCGATCGCTCGATGGCGGCGCTTGCTCCGCGCCTCGCCGCCGATCTCTACGGGCTGGAGATCGTCGCCGAGAATGTCGAGGATACGGAAAACAACGTCACCCGTTTCGTGATCCTGTCCCGCGATGAGGAATGGGCACAACGCACTTCGGCTGAGGAAAAGGTCGTCACCACCTTCGTCTTCAACGTTCGCAACATTCCGGCCGCGCTCTACAAGGCGCTCGGTGGGTTTGCGACGAACAACATCAACATGACGAAGCTCGAAAGCTATCAGCTCGGCGGAAAATTCGTGGCGACGCAATTCTACGCCGATATCGAGGGCCATCCGAACGATCCAAACGTTCGCCGGGCCTTGGAGGAGCTGCGTTTCTTTTCCGAAAAGGTGCGCATCCTCGGCGTCTACAAGGGGCATGTGATGCGAGGCCTGCTTTAA
- a CDS encoding 3-deoxy-manno-octulosonate cytidylyltransferase translates to MGDSNFDDVLVLIPARMASTRLPGKPLADICGLPMIVQVAMRAKEAEIGRVVVAVDDPQVFDTVAAAGFEVVMTSKDHQSGSDRIFEALKKIDPDGKAKFIVNVQGDLPTIEPETVRAALRPLENEAVDIGTLTIEIDNEEDKTAPHIVKVIGSPISDNRLRGLYFTRATAPYGKGPLYHHIGLYAYRRAALERFVSLGPSTLERRESLEQLRALEAGMRIDAEIVDTVPLGVDTPADLEKARRILSARQN, encoded by the coding sequence ATGGGTGATTCAAATTTCGACGACGTGCTTGTATTGATCCCGGCACGGATGGCCTCCACTCGGCTTCCGGGCAAGCCGCTCGCCGACATTTGCGGACTGCCGATGATCGTGCAGGTGGCGATGCGCGCAAAAGAAGCCGAAATCGGCCGGGTCGTCGTCGCCGTCGACGACCCGCAGGTGTTCGACACGGTGGCGGCCGCCGGCTTCGAAGTCGTCATGACCAGCAAGGATCATCAATCCGGCTCCGACCGCATCTTCGAGGCGCTGAAGAAGATCGATCCGGACGGCAAGGCAAAGTTCATCGTCAACGTCCAGGGCGACCTGCCGACGATCGAGCCGGAAACGGTGCGGGCGGCCTTGCGCCCCCTCGAGAACGAAGCGGTCGATATCGGCACGCTGACCATCGAAATCGATAATGAGGAGGACAAGACCGCGCCGCACATCGTCAAGGTCATCGGCTCGCCGATTTCCGACAACCGCCTGCGCGGCCTCTACTTCACTCGTGCGACGGCGCCATACGGCAAGGGGCCGCTTTACCATCATATCGGCCTCTATGCCTACCGGCGCGCTGCGCTCGAACGGTTCGTCTCACTCGGCCCGTCGACGCTTGAAAGGCGAGAATCGCTGGAGCAGCTGCGGGCACTGGAGGCTGGCATGCGCATCGATGCCGAGATCGTTGACACGGTTCCGCTCGGTGTCGATACTCCGGCCGACCTCGAAAAAGCGCGGCGAATCCTCTCTGCACGGCAGAATTGA
- a CDS encoding c-type cytochrome has protein sequence MNSYVNTAVGALLGTIFVLMSVSIASEGIFHSEAPEKEGFAIVAEEAPAAGGEAATAAAVPIAQLLASADAKAGEAVFKKCQACHDGTKGGPNKVGPNLFGVVDRPIASHEGFAYSSAMKDFSKGSSEKWTFENLNKFLLAPKKDVPGTAMGFAGLPKDQDRANVILYLHTLADSPVPLPDPKTATQ, from the coding sequence ATGAATTCATACGTCAATACGGCCGTGGGGGCGCTGCTCGGAACGATTTTCGTTCTGATGTCGGTCTCCATCGCGTCCGAGGGGATCTTCCATTCCGAAGCGCCGGAGAAGGAAGGTTTCGCGATCGTCGCCGAAGAGGCGCCTGCCGCCGGTGGCGAAGCTGCGACGGCCGCTGCCGTCCCGATTGCGCAGTTGCTCGCTTCTGCAGATGCCAAGGCCGGTGAAGCGGTCTTCAAGAAGTGTCAGGCCTGTCATGACGGCACCAAAGGCGGACCGAACAAGGTCGGTCCGAACCTCTTTGGTGTCGTAGATCGCCCGATCGCCTCGCATGAAGGTTTCGCCTATTCCTCCGCGATGAAGGATTTCTCAAAGGGCAGCAGCGAGAAGTGGACCTTCGAAAACCTCAACAAGTTCCTGCTGGCGCCGAAGAAGGACGTTCCCGGCACCGCGATGGGCTTTGCCGGTCTGCCGAAGGATCAGGACCGCGCCAACGTCATCCTCTACCTGCACACGCTCGCCGATTCGCCGGTGCCGCTGCCGGATCCGAAGACGGCCACGCAGTGA